The Myxococcota bacterium genome contains a region encoding:
- a CDS encoding slipin family protein: MRKLWKLYTKWEIADHERGLLFQRDNFVRVLMPGTHRLADPLGRMHVDKYDLTNPVFEHPIDEFLVKTHPELADHLTVVELGDREVGLAHVDGKLADVLAPATRTIFWKGLHKVRVHVQDVSDDFAVPREIVGLLGRALPLTRLAKAVELTHVSDGHVGLLLVDGVLERVLEPGAHAFWKWGRGLQVRHLDLRLQSLEVSGQEILSKDKVSLRLNLTAGFRVTDPERAFHAVPDFADFLYKELQFALREAVGTQTLDEILASKDELGQSIHRQVRARATEVGLEVSSVGVKDIILPGEMKTLLNQVVEAEKQAQANLIRRREETAATRSLHNTAKMLERSPTLLRLKELEALEKVTERIDKLTVFGGLDGVLHQLVKLGDGD; the protein is encoded by the coding sequence ATGCGCAAGCTGTGGAAGCTCTACACGAAGTGGGAGATCGCGGATCACGAGCGCGGTCTGCTCTTTCAGCGCGACAACTTCGTCCGCGTGCTGATGCCGGGTACGCACCGGCTCGCGGACCCGTTGGGCCGCATGCACGTGGACAAGTACGACCTCACGAATCCGGTGTTCGAGCACCCGATCGATGAGTTCCTGGTCAAGACGCACCCGGAGCTCGCGGATCACCTGACGGTGGTCGAGCTGGGTGACCGTGAGGTGGGTCTCGCTCACGTGGACGGCAAGCTCGCCGACGTGCTGGCGCCGGCGACGCGGACGATCTTCTGGAAGGGCCTGCACAAGGTGCGGGTCCACGTCCAGGACGTGTCGGACGACTTCGCCGTGCCGCGCGAGATCGTGGGTCTGCTAGGTCGAGCGCTACCGCTGACGCGGCTGGCGAAGGCGGTCGAGCTGACGCACGTCTCGGACGGCCACGTGGGCCTGCTGCTGGTGGACGGCGTGCTCGAGCGCGTGCTCGAGCCGGGCGCGCACGCCTTCTGGAAGTGGGGCCGTGGGCTCCAGGTGCGACACCTGGACCTGCGACTCCAGAGCCTGGAGGTGTCGGGCCAGGAGATCCTGTCGAAGGACAAGGTCAGCCTGCGTCTCAACCTGACGGCGGGCTTCCGGGTCACTGACCCGGAGCGCGCCTTCCACGCGGTGCCGGACTTCGCGGACTTCCTGTACAAGGAGCTGCAGTTCGCTCTGCGTGAGGCGGTGGGTACACAGACCCTGGACGAGATCCTCGCCAGCAAGGACGAGCTCGGCCAGTCGATCCACCGACAGGTCCGAGCGCGTGCGACGGAGGTCGGCCTCGAGGTGTCGAGCGTCGGTGTGAAGGACATCATCCTCCCGGGTGAGATGAAGACACTGCTCAACCAGGTGGTGGAGGCGGAGAAGCAGGCGCAGGCCAACCTGATCCGCCGCCGGGAGGAGACCGCGGCCACGCGGTCGCTTCACAACACGGCGAAGATGCTCGAGCGAAGCCCGACGCTGCTCCGGCTCAAGGAGCTGGAGGCGCTGGAGAAGGTCACCGAGCGGATCGACAAGCTCACCGTCTTCGGTGGTCTCGACGGCGTGCTTCACCAGTTGGTGAAGCTGGGCGACGGCGACTGA
- a CDS encoding PcfJ domain-containing protein, with protein sequence MAKRRRRARLRPRLAVPHRVAKHIERLGLYDAADYLAWCRARGFRACVQKSFAELEQEWCVHGRDLVRARFRYRKDRKPGRMIADVCAGRAVAGDLARPRWRSLAERIERARLAPAARRALRTLVEICDRKGDLLLAEGVFGHAHYAFVDGLIGLSRHHRSWLRSPQAWCVRTHNARRQFASLSRHLLARYPVPAFLDAAWLRDDRAAGAYRDWFVRVGNGRSLRRVAAPITLSHRIVHHFLGAPEHYSIEQALRRGQIRASGGDDRLVDAVAGTRLGDHFQHEAFWATVLAFLARNPELDSSQVGPIVDYLHHQRFVERDVFVARGERRRLPAPQPHLSMKGRRLSVLLRQVARWHRELARSGPGASIRWKPSGIGALDFETGVPGKSLRVWRIRELLSASELRREGSVLRHCVASYAGACASGSASIWTMELWSFEGVQKRQTIEVSPNRVIVQCRGRFNRDPNEQERQMLSRWAQQEMLTISRFVATA encoded by the coding sequence ATGGCCAAGCGTCGACGACGCGCTCGGCTGCGACCGCGGCTAGCGGTACCGCACCGGGTGGCAAAGCACATCGAGCGGCTCGGACTCTACGACGCGGCGGACTACCTGGCTTGGTGCCGCGCTCGGGGGTTCCGCGCGTGTGTGCAAAAGAGCTTCGCGGAGCTCGAACAGGAGTGGTGCGTCCACGGTCGCGACCTCGTTCGCGCGCGCTTTCGCTATCGCAAGGACCGCAAGCCCGGCCGCATGATCGCGGATGTTTGCGCGGGGCGCGCGGTGGCGGGCGATCTCGCGCGGCCCCGGTGGCGCAGCCTCGCGGAGCGGATCGAGCGCGCCCGGCTGGCTCCGGCCGCACGTCGCGCACTGCGCACGCTCGTCGAGATCTGCGATCGCAAGGGCGACCTGCTCCTCGCCGAAGGAGTCTTCGGGCACGCCCACTACGCGTTCGTCGACGGCTTGATCGGTCTCAGCCGCCATCATCGATCCTGGCTGCGCTCCCCCCAGGCATGGTGCGTGCGCACCCACAACGCGCGGCGGCAGTTCGCCTCGCTCAGTCGACACCTCCTGGCGCGCTACCCCGTGCCGGCGTTTCTCGATGCTGCCTGGCTACGTGACGACCGCGCCGCGGGCGCCTACCGAGATTGGTTCGTGCGCGTGGGAAACGGACGGAGCCTGCGACGGGTCGCCGCACCCATCACCCTCAGCCACCGCATCGTGCACCACTTCCTGGGGGCACCCGAGCACTACTCGATCGAGCAGGCCCTGCGCCGCGGACAGATCCGCGCATCGGGAGGCGACGACCGTCTGGTAGACGCCGTCGCCGGAACGAGGCTCGGCGACCACTTCCAGCACGAAGCGTTCTGGGCGACCGTCCTCGCGTTCCTCGCGAGGAACCCGGAACTCGACTCCAGCCAGGTCGGCCCGATCGTCGACTACCTGCACCACCAGCGATTCGTCGAGCGGGACGTCTTCGTAGCCCGCGGAGAACGACGTCGGCTTCCGGCGCCTCAGCCTCACCTGTCGATGAAGGGACGCCGACTGTCCGTTCTGTTGCGTCAGGTCGCTCGCTGGCATCGGGAACTCGCGCGGAGCGGTCCGGGAGCCAGCATCCGCTGGAAGCCCAGTGGCATCGGGGCACTGGATTTCGAGACGGGGGTCCCCGGCAAGAGCCTGCGCGTCTGGCGGATTCGGGAACTCCTGTCGGCCTCCGAGCTGCGCCGCGAAGGCAGCGTGCTGCGCCATTGTGTCGCCAGCTACGCCGGCGCGTGCGCATCGGGGAGTGCGTCGATCTGGACCATGGAACTCTGGAGCTTCGAGGGCGTCCAGAAGCGCCAGACGATCGAAGTCAGCCCGAACCGGGTGATCGTCCAGTGTCGCGGCCGCTTCAACCGCGATCCGAACGAACAGGAGCGGCAGATGCTGTCGCGCTGGGCCCAGCAGGAGATGCTGACGATCAGTCGCTTCGTCGCGACGGCGTAG
- a CDS encoding Rieske 2Fe-2S domain-containing protein, giving the protein MSRFPFGMPQGWYPVAWSDDLEVRGVLPRRYFGRDLVVYRGESGAVHGFDAFCPHLGAHLGHGGRVEGETLRCPFHAWRFDSDGSCIEVPYAKRVPPGAHVGRYPLRDQAGMLWAWYHADRAEPTWEPPIVAEYGAEGWTTTWTRYEWTVRTHPQEVVENSVDWPHFQHVHGMEMPHYRDVRFEAHEVLWEASTSKNIETLDGAVDQIHVVGRNPGLGSSYVRYSGMLDTTILMGMTPIDDETTHLRFGVLGKRRGGTEESFEAFHQKYADELARAVTQDFPVWENKAYHAKPLLSDGDGPVPEFRRWAEQFYR; this is encoded by the coding sequence GTGAGCCGTTTCCCCTTCGGCATGCCCCAGGGCTGGTACCCGGTCGCGTGGAGCGACGACCTGGAGGTGCGCGGCGTCTTGCCGCGGCGCTACTTCGGCCGCGATCTCGTCGTCTACCGCGGCGAGAGCGGAGCGGTCCACGGCTTCGATGCCTTCTGTCCGCACCTGGGCGCGCACCTCGGGCACGGCGGCCGCGTCGAGGGAGAGACCCTGCGCTGTCCGTTTCATGCCTGGCGCTTCGACAGCGACGGGAGCTGCATCGAGGTGCCCTACGCGAAACGGGTTCCCCCCGGTGCGCACGTCGGTCGCTACCCGCTGCGCGACCAGGCCGGCATGCTCTGGGCCTGGTACCACGCCGATCGCGCCGAGCCGACCTGGGAGCCTCCGATCGTCGCCGAGTATGGCGCCGAGGGCTGGACGACGACCTGGACCCGCTACGAGTGGACCGTGCGTACCCACCCGCAGGAAGTCGTCGAGAACAGCGTCGACTGGCCCCACTTCCAGCACGTCCACGGGATGGAGATGCCCCACTACCGCGACGTGCGCTTCGAAGCCCACGAAGTGCTGTGGGAAGCGAGCACGTCGAAGAACATCGAGACGCTGGACGGGGCCGTCGACCAGATTCACGTCGTCGGGCGCAACCCGGGCCTCGGCAGCAGCTACGTCCGCTACTCGGGAATGCTCGACACGACCATTCTGATGGGCATGACGCCGATCGATGACGAGACGACGCATCTTCGCTTCGGTGTGCTGGGCAAACGGCGCGGGGGAACCGAGGAGTCCTTCGAAGCCTTCCACCAGAAGTACGCCGACGAGTTGGCGCGGGCCGTGACCCAGGATTTCCCGGTCTGGGAGAACAAGGCCTACCACGCGAAGCCCCTGCTCTCGGACGGCGACGGCCCGGTTCCGGAGTTCCGTCGTTGGGCGGAGCAGTTCTATCGGTAG
- a CDS encoding dihydrodipicolinate reductase — MERPIRVIQWATGSVGRHAIPAIVEDPALELAGVWVFSEEKEGVDAGTLAGIEPLGVAATRDVDALLALGADCVLYAPLLTDLDEMCRLLASGLDVVTPSGWVYLKEGKAKRKIEAACAEGRSSLHGTGIHPGFGGDRLPIVMSGLSRRIDRIRVIEVCNMSVMSESPEMVMGALGFGASADAARKRPPMLLGVMSKIFFESMDLIAAGLGFELDDHKSSFEFAVANEDLEVSAGKIPKGHVAGQHYEYLGLVAGEPVIEFQTYWRMSHDIEPNWPYDAVLEYIVEIDGEPPLRCSFGPVTDGESTEFGLQCTAMNCVNAIRPVCEAAPGIRTTLDLPPITARGRFALPGTRA; from the coding sequence TTGGAGCGTCCGATCCGGGTGATTCAGTGGGCGACGGGGAGCGTGGGTCGCCACGCCATTCCGGCCATCGTCGAGGATCCGGCCCTCGAACTCGCCGGCGTCTGGGTGTTCTCGGAGGAGAAGGAAGGTGTGGACGCCGGAACCCTGGCGGGGATCGAGCCGCTGGGCGTCGCTGCCACCCGCGACGTCGACGCCCTGCTGGCACTGGGCGCTGACTGCGTGTTGTACGCACCGCTGCTCACGGACCTCGACGAGATGTGTCGGCTCTTGGCCTCGGGGCTCGACGTCGTGACGCCTTCGGGCTGGGTCTACCTCAAGGAAGGCAAGGCGAAGCGAAAGATCGAGGCGGCCTGCGCGGAAGGCCGGAGCTCGCTCCACGGCACCGGCATTCACCCGGGCTTCGGCGGAGACCGTCTTCCGATCGTCATGTCGGGCCTCTCGCGCCGCATCGACCGCATCCGCGTGATCGAGGTCTGCAACATGAGCGTGATGAGCGAGAGCCCCGAGATGGTGATGGGCGCCCTCGGTTTCGGCGCCTCGGCCGACGCTGCGCGCAAGCGACCGCCGATGTTGCTCGGCGTGATGAGCAAGATCTTCTTCGAGTCGATGGACCTGATCGCCGCGGGGCTCGGGTTCGAGCTCGACGACCACAAGAGTTCCTTCGAGTTCGCGGTGGCGAACGAGGATCTCGAGGTATCCGCCGGGAAGATCCCGAAGGGCCACGTGGCCGGTCAGCACTACGAGTATCTCGGGCTCGTGGCGGGCGAGCCGGTCATCGAGTTCCAGACCTACTGGCGCATGTCGCACGACATCGAGCCGAACTGGCCCTACGACGCGGTGCTCGAATACATCGTGGAGATCGACGGCGAGCCGCCGCTGCGCTGCTCCTTCGGCCCGGTGACCGACGGCGAGTCGACCGAGTTCGGCCTGCAGTGCACGGCGATGAACTGCGTGAACGCGATTCGCCCCGTGTGCGAAGCCGCGCCGGGCATCCGCACCACCTTGGACCTGCCGCCGATCACCGCGCGCGGGCGCTTCGCGCTGCCCGGGACCCGCGCGTGA